Proteins co-encoded in one Acidobacteriota bacterium genomic window:
- a CDS encoding galactose mutarotase, with protein MTRSPFGTLPDGQAVEAFIFSNGRGVEVTAITYGGIITSLKVPDRTGTPGDIVLGYDALQGYLDQSPFLGTIVGRYGNRIAKGRFTLDGHTYSLPINNGANHLHGGPQGFDKKVWAAEPFEREDGVGVVFRLASPDGDMGYPGTLQAIVTYTLTRDNALRFDYEATTDKATPVNLTQHTYFNLAGAGNGDILGHEIAIRADRYTPVDKGLIPTGELASVEGTPFDFRSSTAIGARIDADHAQIAFGGGYDHNMVFTRTGDGLEQVISVYEPTTGRTMSVATTQPGTQFYTGNFLDGTITGKGGRVYARRSGFCLETQHFPDSPNKPAFPSTILRPGETYRSSTTYTFGTK; from the coding sequence ATGACTCGATCGCCCTTCGGGACCCTGCCAGACGGTCAAGCCGTCGAGGCCTTCATCTTCAGCAATGGCCGCGGCGTGGAGGTCACGGCCATCACCTACGGCGGCATCATCACGTCGCTGAAGGTGCCCGACCGTACAGGTACTCCGGGCGACATCGTCCTCGGCTACGACGCGCTGCAGGGCTATCTCGACCAGTCGCCCTTTCTCGGCACCATCGTCGGGCGCTACGGCAATCGGATCGCGAAGGGCCGGTTCACGCTCGATGGCCACACGTATTCGCTGCCGATCAACAACGGCGCGAATCATCTGCACGGCGGACCGCAGGGTTTCGACAAGAAGGTGTGGGCCGCGGAGCCGTTCGAGCGGGAAGACGGCGTCGGCGTGGTGTTCCGGCTCGCGAGCCCGGACGGCGACATGGGCTACCCCGGCACGCTCCAGGCCATCGTCACCTACACGCTCACGCGCGACAACGCGCTGCGCTTCGACTACGAGGCGACCACGGACAAGGCGACGCCCGTGAACCTGACGCAGCACACCTACTTCAACCTGGCGGGTGCCGGCAATGGCGACATCCTCGGGCATGAGATCGCGATCCGCGCCGATCGCTACACGCCGGTCGACAAGGGCCTGATCCCGACGGGTGAACTGGCCAGCGTGGAGGGCACGCCCTTCGACTTCCGATCGTCGACGGCGATCGGCGCACGTATCGATGCCGACCACGCGCAGATCGCCTTCGGCGGGGGCTACGACCACAACATGGTCTTCACGCGTACGGGCGATGGGCTCGAACAGGTCATCTCGGTGTACGAACCGACGACAGGCCGGACGATGAGCGTGGCGACGACGCAGCCCGGCACGCAGTTCTACACGGGTAACTTCCTCGACGGCACGATCACCGGCAAGGGCGGCAGGGTCTATGCGCGGCGTTCGGGCTTCTGCCTGGAAACCCAGCATTTCCCTGATTCGCCGAACAAACCGGCGTTCCCGTCCACCATCCTGCGTCCCGGAGAGACGTATCGCTCGAGCACGACCTACACGTTCGGGACGAAGTGA
- the crcB gene encoding fluoride efflux transporter CrcB, with product MRSLWLVAVGGAIGAVARATVATTIHSRWPSTLPLGTIIVNISGCLILGLLSGVLESRPDVSPVWRAFGAVGVLGAYTTFSTFEFETLSLIERGHLTAALANVALSLLAGLAAVWAGQAVGRTL from the coding sequence ATGCGCTCCCTGTGGTTGGTCGCCGTCGGTGGTGCGATCGGGGCCGTCGCGCGGGCGACAGTCGCCACGACGATTCACAGTCGCTGGCCGTCCACACTCCCCCTGGGCACCATCATCGTCAACATCTCCGGCTGTCTGATACTCGGCCTGCTGTCGGGTGTCCTTGAATCGCGGCCGGACGTGAGCCCGGTCTGGCGCGCGTTCGGCGCCGTCGGCGTGCTCGGCGCCTACACCACCTTCTCGACGTTCGAGTTCGAGACGCTCTCCCTCATCGAACGCGGCCACCTCACCGCGGCACTCGCCAACGTCGCCCTCAGCCTCCTCGCGGGCCTCGCCGCCGTCTGGGCGGGCCAGGCCGTCGGCCGCACGCTCTGA
- a CDS encoding sigma-70 family RNA polymerase sigma factor has protein sequence MLNVIAESGPASNDPALVARIRAGDPDAEAELAHRFGPRMRALCLARTRRPDLASDLAQDAMIALLLELRRGGLREPSALAAFAAGIARNIVRSEHRASTRHDVRPLETEVVQGSTEESDVRRLDVERALDRLPPADQQVLRLILVEGCKPADLAVRLAISPEAARARKLRAQRRLMEVFGPPPPSRSSAPQPHMLR, from the coding sequence ATGCTGAACGTCATCGCCGAGTCGGGACCCGCGTCCAACGATCCGGCCCTCGTGGCGAGGATTCGTGCCGGGGATCCCGATGCCGAGGCCGAGCTGGCCCACCGGTTCGGTCCGCGCATGCGTGCGCTGTGCCTGGCACGGACGAGGCGGCCCGACCTGGCCAGCGATCTCGCGCAGGATGCGATGATCGCCCTCCTGCTGGAACTGCGGCGCGGCGGCCTGCGCGAACCGTCGGCCCTGGCCGCGTTCGCGGCGGGCATTGCCCGCAACATCGTCAGGTCCGAGCATCGGGCGTCGACGAGGCACGACGTGCGTCCGCTCGAAACGGAGGTGGTGCAGGGCTCCACCGAGGAGAGCGACGTGCGCCGGCTCGACGTCGAACGCGCCCTCGACCGCCTGCCGCCCGCCGATCAGCAGGTGCTCCGGCTCATCCTCGTCGAGGGGTGCAAGCCGGCTGACCTGGCCGTGCGGCTCGCCATCTCCCCGGAAGCGGCGCGCGCCAGGAAGCTGCGGGCGCAGCGCCGGCTGATGGAGGTGTTCGGTCCACCCCCTCCGTCACGTTCTTCTGCACCGCAGCCACATATGCTGCGATGA
- a CDS encoding CHAT domain-containing protein, producing the protein MRAPIVFLAWCLSVLVASAQSPLSLAERLEQLRVQTTASADEAIALARALRDDAVAAGEYDTAAMALRLAAATAIDAEQFADARALLAAMQDLAQQRGLRQRELEGTLLVSRIRALDGEPAVAATDATTAVDELARLPGVSRESVLWAYSQALAALRGTDERVVMLDRATRLLEPGDRFPVACSLWHAMGDEQFNTAHYVEAHESLQAALACYEGADQQNSTGRVLVSLGRVQRAHGQLLAALEYYERAARQQDADGDIPSMLQSLNAQAVTYDRLGRFARAERLYRSALATARERSLERYEVFLQGNLGGSLLAAGRVDAGLRELQAVLPREKSPFLRATRLRQIASALGELGRYDEALARLDESLAAVPSQTFDDRVSYLVTRAMLKAPMGELDVAQRDVDEAVRLIEDARARVLAGDAARRGFGDLHQGVFAVSIDVAMRRGDVRAALDLAEQARARALLDLMQHGRADEGAQAPPRVADMQALARDLDSTLIVFWVDRASTFVWVVTRDAVHGRRLDVGERALRQLVQVAAGSGNVQGAINAALLGGPDLQAWRSLYRAVIAPIEAHLPTLADARLTIVPHGPLLHLPFAGLLDARRRHLVERYTLHYTPSLAVLREALQRPGPASPGRALVFGDPAPLPRRAGVQLPPPLPHAREEARRVARRFKDGASLSVGATATEAALRKNVSSYGWLHVATHARVAEEATAPSYLLLARGAGGDADDGLLTAEEVRTLSLDGATVVLSACGTALGRVTDEGTLGFTRSFLAAGARSIVATTWEMPDVAGLRVMDAFYAARATTPRVSDALRTAQLRTLRALRAGTITMRVGTQAVKLPASPLLWAGYIAVGVP; encoded by the coding sequence ATGCGCGCCCCGATCGTGTTCCTGGCGTGGTGCCTGTCGGTGCTCGTCGCCTCCGCGCAGTCTCCTCTCTCGCTGGCCGAGCGCCTCGAGCAGCTTCGCGTCCAGACGACGGCGTCGGCCGACGAGGCCATCGCGCTGGCGCGCGCCCTGCGTGACGATGCCGTCGCGGCGGGCGAGTACGACACGGCCGCCATGGCCCTGCGCCTCGCGGCGGCGACGGCGATCGACGCCGAGCAGTTCGCCGACGCGCGCGCGCTGCTCGCCGCGATGCAGGACCTGGCGCAACAGCGCGGTCTCCGCCAGCGCGAACTCGAAGGCACGCTCCTCGTCAGCCGCATCCGCGCCCTCGACGGCGAGCCAGCCGTTGCGGCCACCGATGCCACCACCGCCGTGGACGAACTGGCCCGCCTGCCAGGCGTCAGTCGCGAGTCCGTTCTCTGGGCGTATTCGCAGGCCCTCGCGGCCCTCCGAGGCACTGACGAACGAGTCGTGATGCTCGATCGCGCGACGCGCCTGCTGGAGCCCGGCGACAGGTTCCCCGTCGCGTGCAGCCTGTGGCACGCCATGGGCGACGAGCAGTTCAACACCGCCCACTACGTCGAGGCCCACGAATCGCTCCAGGCCGCACTTGCCTGCTACGAAGGTGCCGATCAGCAGAACAGTACGGGGCGCGTGCTCGTGAGCCTCGGTCGCGTGCAGCGCGCCCACGGGCAACTGCTCGCCGCGCTCGAGTACTACGAACGCGCCGCGCGCCAACAGGACGCCGACGGCGACATCCCCTCGATGCTCCAGAGCCTCAACGCGCAAGCTGTCACGTACGACAGGCTGGGGCGATTCGCGAGGGCCGAACGGCTCTACAGGTCGGCGCTGGCCACGGCGCGCGAGCGATCGCTCGAGCGCTACGAGGTATTCCTCCAGGGCAACCTCGGAGGATCACTGCTCGCGGCAGGCCGCGTCGATGCAGGATTGCGCGAACTGCAGGCCGTGCTGCCTCGCGAGAAGAGCCCGTTCCTGCGCGCTACGAGGCTCCGCCAGATCGCCTCGGCACTCGGCGAACTCGGGCGGTACGACGAAGCGCTCGCCCGCCTCGACGAATCGCTCGCGGCCGTTCCGTCGCAGACCTTCGACGACAGGGTCTCGTACCTCGTCACCCGCGCCATGCTGAAGGCGCCGATGGGCGAACTGGACGTGGCGCAGCGCGACGTGGACGAGGCCGTCAGGCTGATCGAGGACGCGCGTGCACGGGTGCTCGCGGGCGACGCCGCGCGACGCGGCTTCGGCGACCTGCACCAGGGCGTGTTCGCCGTGTCGATCGACGTCGCGATGCGGCGCGGCGACGTTCGCGCGGCACTCGACCTGGCCGAACAGGCCCGGGCGCGCGCGCTGCTCGACCTGATGCAGCACGGCCGCGCGGACGAGGGTGCGCAGGCGCCACCACGCGTGGCCGACATGCAGGCCTTGGCACGCGATCTGGACTCCACGCTCATCGTCTTCTGGGTGGACCGTGCGTCGACGTTCGTGTGGGTCGTCACGCGTGACGCCGTCCATGGCCGGCGCCTGGATGTCGGCGAGCGCGCGCTGCGTCAGCTCGTGCAGGTCGCGGCGGGATCGGGCAACGTGCAGGGCGCGATCAACGCCGCACTGCTGGGTGGACCTGACCTGCAGGCCTGGCGAAGCCTCTATCGCGCCGTGATCGCGCCGATCGAAGCGCATCTGCCCACACTGGCCGACGCCCGCCTGACGATCGTGCCGCACGGTCCACTGCTGCACCTGCCCTTCGCCGGCCTGCTCGACGCGCGACGCCGCCATCTCGTCGAGCGCTACACGCTCCACTACACGCCGTCGCTCGCGGTGCTGCGCGAAGCGCTGCAGCGTCCCGGCCCGGCGTCTCCGGGACGCGCGCTGGTGTTCGGCGATCCCGCGCCGCTGCCACGCCGCGCCGGCGTGCAGCTGCCACCACCGCTGCCCCACGCACGTGAGGAGGCCAGGCGCGTGGCGCGGCGATTCAAGGACGGTGCGTCCCTGTCGGTGGGAGCGACCGCCACCGAAGCCGCGCTGCGCAAGAACGTCTCCTCCTACGGATGGCTGCACGTGGCCACGCACGCGCGCGTGGCCGAGGAAGCCACCGCACCGTCCTACCTGCTGCTCGCACGCGGCGCGGGCGGCGACGCCGACGATGGGTTGCTGACGGCGGAGGAAGTACGGACACTCTCACTCGATGGCGCGACGGTGGTGCTGAGCGCGTGCGGCACGGCGCTGGGCCGCGTGACGGACGAAGGCACGCTCGGCTTCACCCGCAGCTTCCTCGCCGCCGGCGCACGCTCGATCGTCGCCACCACGTGGGAGATGCCAGACGTGGCCGGCCTGCGCGTGATGGACGCGTTCTACGCCGCGCGTGCCACGACCCCACGTGTGAGCGACGCCCTCCGCACCGCCCAACTCCGCACCCTCCGGGCCCTCAGAGCCGGCACCATCACCATGCGCGTCGGCACACAGGCGGTCAAACTGCCGGCGTCACCGCTGCTGTGGGCCGGATACATAGCAGTGGGAGTACCCTGA
- a CDS encoding DUF1553 domain-containing protein: MLTPRVLRKVAAPLILGAVVAVSWQQDWLPGAAVASAQPKVDFTAHIEPILAEHCYECHGSQKARGKLRLHARELALKGGATGPLLVPGDSAKSYMVQRLLGAGGEDRMPLDADPLGDAQIALIRTWIDQGAEWPGPAGDAPTPTVEEHWSYVAPKKAPLPAVSNEGWVRTPVDRFILARLDAEKLMPSHEAPRETLLRRVSLDLTGLPPTIAELDAFLADTRPDAYERAVDRLLASPHFGERWARLWLDVARYADSNGFEADRLRSMWPYRDWVIEAFNTDMPFDRFTIEQIAGDMLPNATRAQRVATGFHRNAMTNEEGGVDPDEALYDVLIDRVNTTATVWLGSTVACAQCHNHKYDPISHKDYFRLMAFFANPAYKVQAHGAGTKYSESRIDLATPEQEKDRAALHTQLEAAEQALAKDTPERARDQARWEAEVRDATRAWTPLMPSHATGTNGVVLRVADDASVTASGANPPLTTYTVAARTESTGITGLRIEALLEQSLPQTGPGRDPYGHFRVTSIRAFAAPASDPERRVPVTFSAVKGDGNISRDDLRDIVTDASGSDARARKAWVVDAMREGWRVPSQLVLVPATPIGFPGGTVVTLEIAHEDGTLGQGLGHFRLSTTTAATPLDVVTVTARTRAAALVAPATRTEVQARDLATQFRELSPAFTAERAEVARLKKAIDDMQVPTTLVMEERPSYERPSTPFRNRGAFTSPGEPVFANTPSFLPPMSEAMPYNRLGLARWLVSADNPLTARVTVNRFWETLYGRGLVETSDDFGTMGTPPSHPELLDWLAVEFMERGWSVKTLVRTLVLSSAYRQQSDVSDALQARDPYNRLIARGPRFRMEAEMVRDVALAASGALSPKLGGPSVFPSQPPNIWNNPYDNSKWIESTGEDRYRRSLYTFLRRTSPYPMFTTFDATSRELCTVRRVRSNTPLQALATLNDEGFFELARAFAQRLRTEAPASVDARLTLGFRLVTSRVPSAAELTRLRAFHAQARERYAASPSEAAKALALGTGTAVTADHVDRAAWTMVANVLLNLDEAVTKG; this comes from the coding sequence ATGCTCACGCCACGAGTGCTTCGCAAGGTGGCCGCCCCGCTCATCCTGGGCGCGGTGGTCGCGGTGTCCTGGCAGCAGGACTGGCTCCCCGGAGCGGCGGTCGCCTCCGCGCAGCCGAAGGTCGACTTCACCGCGCACATCGAGCCGATCCTCGCCGAGCACTGCTACGAGTGCCATGGGTCGCAGAAGGCCCGCGGCAAGCTGCGCCTGCACGCACGCGAACTCGCGCTGAAGGGTGGGGCGACGGGTCCGCTGCTGGTGCCCGGCGACAGCGCGAAGAGCTACATGGTGCAGCGACTCCTCGGCGCGGGCGGCGAAGACCGGATGCCGCTGGACGCCGACCCGCTCGGCGACGCGCAGATCGCGCTCATCAGGACGTGGATCGATCAGGGCGCCGAGTGGCCTGGCCCTGCTGGCGACGCGCCGACGCCAACCGTCGAGGAACACTGGTCGTACGTCGCGCCGAAGAAGGCGCCGCTGCCGGCCGTCTCGAACGAAGGCTGGGTGCGCACGCCCGTCGATCGCTTCATCCTCGCGCGCCTCGACGCCGAGAAGCTGATGCCGTCGCACGAGGCCCCGCGCGAGACGCTGCTGCGACGGGTGTCGCTCGATCTCACGGGGCTCCCGCCGACGATTGCCGAACTCGACGCGTTCCTTGCCGACACGCGGCCCGACGCCTACGAACGCGCCGTCGATCGCCTGCTCGCCTCGCCGCACTTCGGCGAACGATGGGCGCGCCTCTGGCTCGACGTCGCGCGCTACGCCGACAGCAACGGCTTCGAAGCCGACAGGCTGCGATCGATGTGGCCGTACCGCGACTGGGTGATCGAGGCGTTCAACACCGACATGCCGTTCGATCGCTTCACGATCGAGCAGATCGCCGGAGACATGCTGCCCAACGCCACGCGCGCGCAACGCGTGGCCACGGGCTTCCACCGAAATGCGATGACCAACGAGGAGGGCGGCGTCGATCCCGACGAGGCGCTGTACGACGTCCTCATCGATCGCGTGAACACGACGGCCACCGTGTGGCTCGGCAGCACGGTGGCGTGCGCCCAGTGCCACAACCACAAGTACGACCCCATCAGCCACAAGGACTACTTCCGGCTGATGGCGTTCTTCGCCAACCCTGCGTACAAGGTGCAAGCCCACGGCGCAGGCACGAAGTACAGCGAGAGCCGGATCGATCTCGCCACGCCGGAGCAGGAGAAGGACCGGGCCGCGCTGCACACGCAGCTCGAAGCGGCCGAACAGGCCCTCGCGAAAGACACGCCGGAACGCGCACGCGATCAGGCGCGATGGGAAGCGGAGGTGCGCGATGCCACACGTGCGTGGACACCTCTGATGCCGAGTCACGCCACGGGCACCAATGGTGTCGTGCTCCGCGTCGCCGATGATGCGAGCGTCACGGCGAGCGGGGCCAATCCGCCGCTGACCACGTACACCGTCGCTGCGCGAACCGAGAGCACCGGCATCACCGGCCTGCGCATCGAGGCGCTGCTCGAACAGTCGTTGCCACAGACGGGGCCGGGGCGCGATCCGTACGGACATTTCCGCGTCACGTCGATCCGCGCGTTCGCGGCGCCGGCATCCGATCCGGAACGCCGCGTGCCTGTCACCTTCTCCGCCGTGAAGGGCGACGGCAACATCTCGCGCGACGATCTGCGCGACATCGTCACTGACGCGTCAGGATCGGATGCGCGGGCGCGCAAGGCCTGGGTCGTCGACGCGATGCGCGAGGGCTGGCGCGTCCCGTCGCAACTCGTGCTGGTGCCGGCAACGCCGATCGGGTTCCCCGGCGGTACCGTGGTGACGCTGGAGATCGCGCACGAAGACGGCACGCTCGGCCAGGGGCTCGGGCACTTCCGTCTCTCGACGACCACGGCAGCCACACCGCTCGACGTCGTGACCGTCACGGCGCGTACGCGCGCCGCAGCACTCGTCGCACCGGCGACGCGTACCGAGGTCCAGGCCAGGGATCTCGCCACGCAGTTCCGCGAGCTGTCGCCCGCGTTCACGGCGGAACGTGCGGAGGTGGCGCGGCTGAAGAAGGCCATCGACGACATGCAGGTGCCGACCACGCTCGTGATGGAGGAACGCCCGTCATACGAGCGTCCGTCGACGCCATTCCGCAATCGTGGCGCGTTCACCTCGCCCGGCGAGCCCGTCTTCGCCAACACGCCATCCTTCCTGCCGCCGATGAGCGAGGCGATGCCGTACAACAGGCTCGGCCTCGCGCGCTGGCTCGTGAGTGCCGACAACCCGCTCACGGCGCGCGTGACGGTGAACCGCTTCTGGGAAACGCTGTACGGACGCGGGCTCGTCGAGACGAGCGACGACTTCGGCACGATGGGCACGCCGCCGTCGCATCCCGAACTGCTCGACTGGCTGGCCGTCGAGTTCATGGAGCGGGGATGGAGCGTCAAGACGCTGGTCCGCACGCTGGTGCTTTCGTCCGCGTACAGACAGCAGTCGGACGTATCCGACGCGCTGCAGGCGCGCGATCCGTACAACCGGCTGATTGCGCGCGGACCGCGCTTCCGCATGGAAGCCGAGATGGTGCGCGACGTGGCGCTGGCTGCCAGCGGCGCCCTGAGTCCGAAGCTCGGCGGGCCGAGCGTGTTCCCGTCGCAGCCGCCCAACATCTGGAACAACCCGTACGACAACTCGAAGTGGATCGAGAGCACGGGCGAGGATCGCTACCGTCGGAGCCTCTACACGTTCCTGCGCCGTACGTCGCCGTACCCGATGTTCACCACGTTCGACGCGACGAGCCGCGAACTCTGCACGGTGCGGCGCGTGCGCAGCAACACGCCGCTGCAGGCGCTCGCCACGCTCAACGACGAGGGCTTCTTCGAGCTGGCACGCGCGTTCGCGCAGCGCCTGCGCACCGAAGCCCCCGCGTCGGTCGACGCCAGGCTCACGCTCGGCTTCCGTCTCGTCACGAGCCGCGTCCCGTCTGCCGCGGAACTGACACGGCTGCGCGCATTCCATGCGCAGGCGCGCGAGCGATACGCCGCGTCCCCCTCAGAGGCCGCAAAGGCACTCGCGCTCGGGACAGGTACCGCCGTCACCGCCGATCACGTGGATCGCGCGGCGTGGACCATGGTGGCCAACGTGCTGCTCAACCTCGACGAGGCCGTGACGAAAGGGTAA
- a CDS encoding GtrA family protein has product MTGRATRFVAVGTVGFFLQMAAAAILLCFGVRPVLATVLAIEAAILSNHAMHRRWTWRDRSTRRPWTTTLRRAHVGAGATSLIVGAGTVLLLADRVAPMAAQVLAVLLCAAANYWLADRWIFATSGAGRRGAWLLPVCLLGMPSLALADGPSREAIASWDRYVSVLERARERDDAAGVPAWATDDDRGGVRVRRALAGGAIDVTRRRIESVAVDDATIEHWQGSVLLRGATLEQVSKRLRHPERFPRPRDVMALRVSHWNEDGHELFLRIRRSWLVSATYDTWHAVRHRTRSTTRVDSTSVATRIDEVRDAGTATERRASPADERGFLWRMQSSWRFAAVPEGVIVTCESITLSRPVPTGLGPIARPIVTRIARESMTTAIASWRS; this is encoded by the coding sequence ATGACGGGCAGGGCCACGCGCTTTGTCGCTGTCGGCACCGTGGGGTTCTTCCTCCAGATGGCCGCTGCCGCGATCCTCCTGTGCTTCGGCGTGCGCCCCGTGTTGGCCACGGTGCTCGCCATCGAGGCGGCGATCCTGAGCAATCATGCGATGCACCGCCGCTGGACGTGGCGCGACAGATCGACGCGGCGTCCGTGGACGACCACGCTGCGGCGCGCGCACGTAGGAGCGGGTGCGACGTCGCTGATCGTCGGCGCGGGCACCGTGCTCCTGCTCGCCGATCGCGTGGCGCCGATGGCGGCGCAGGTGCTCGCGGTACTGCTGTGTGCGGCAGCCAACTACTGGCTCGCCGATCGGTGGATTTTCGCGACGTCTGGAGCCGGCCGTCGTGGCGCATGGCTGCTGCCCGTCTGCCTGCTCGGGATGCCATCGCTCGCGCTGGCCGACGGGCCGTCGCGCGAAGCGATTGCGTCATGGGATCGTTACGTGTCTGTGCTCGAACGCGCTCGCGAACGAGACGATGCGGCGGGCGTGCCGGCATGGGCGACAGACGATGATCGGGGCGGTGTGCGCGTACGGCGCGCGCTCGCGGGTGGTGCGATCGATGTCACGCGTCGCCGCATCGAGAGCGTGGCCGTCGACGATGCGACCATCGAGCACTGGCAGGGCAGCGTGCTCCTCCGTGGTGCGACGCTGGAGCAGGTGTCGAAGCGCCTGCGTCATCCGGAGCGCTTTCCACGGCCTCGCGACGTGATGGCGCTGCGTGTGAGTCACTGGAACGAAGACGGCCACGAACTGTTCCTGCGCATCAGGCGGTCCTGGCTGGTGTCGGCCACCTACGACACGTGGCACGCCGTGCGTCACAGGACGCGATCGACCACGCGCGTCGACAGCACCAGCGTCGCGACGCGGATCGACGAAGTGCGAGATGCCGGCACCGCGACGGAGCGTAGGGCGTCGCCGGCCGACGAGCGCGGCTTCCTCTGGCGGATGCAGTCGTCATGGCGCTTCGCCGCGGTACCCGAAGGCGTGATCGTCACATGCGAGTCCATCACCCTGAGCCGTCCCGTCCCCACAGGCCTCGGCCCCATCGCCCGCCCCATCGTCACCCGCATCGCACGTGAATCGATGACGACGGCGATCGCTTCTTGGAGGTCGTGA
- a CDS encoding CDP-alcohol phosphatidyltransferase family protein, translating to MSASTATTSSASHTRQNHSALASLETRVLVWIARRLPRLVSPDHLTLLGLASMIGVGAAFAASAHDARVLYLVPVLLALNWFGDSLDGTLARVRDRQRPRYGYYVDHVVDVVGAIALFTGLAWSGAMQPLVAMALLVAYVAVMAEVFLATHVTRVFRLTSFRFGPTELRIVLAVGAIALIGRPLVRVPGVGPVPLFDVGGIVAIAGLAAAFLVSAWRTATALAREERLPS from the coding sequence ATGTCCGCATCGACGGCCACCACTTCATCCGCCTCGCACACCCGCCAGAACCACAGCGCGCTGGCCTCGCTCGAAACGCGCGTCCTGGTCTGGATCGCCAGACGCCTGCCGCGCCTCGTCTCGCCCGATCACCTGACGCTGCTCGGACTGGCGTCGATGATCGGCGTTGGCGCGGCCTTCGCGGCGTCGGCGCACGATGCACGCGTGCTGTATCTCGTTCCCGTTCTGCTCGCGCTGAACTGGTTCGGCGACAGCCTCGACGGCACGCTCGCACGCGTGCGCGACAGACAGCGACCGCGCTACGGCTACTACGTCGATCACGTCGTCGACGTCGTGGGGGCCATTGCGCTCTTCACGGGGCTGGCGTGGTCAGGTGCCATGCAGCCCCTGGTCGCGATGGCGCTGCTCGTGGCGTACGTCGCCGTGATGGCGGAGGTATTCCTGGCCACGCACGTCACGCGCGTGTTCAGGCTGACGTCGTTCCGCTTCGGCCCCACGGAACTGCGGATCGTGCTGGCCGTTGGCGCAATCGCGCTCATCGGCCGTCCGCTTGTGCGTGTGCCCGGTGTCGGCCCCGTGCCGCTCTTCGACGTCGGCGGCATCGTCGCCATTGCCGGACTTGCGGCGGCATTCCTCGTCTCGGCGTGGCGTACGGCCACCGCGCTGGCGCGTGAGGAGCGCCTGCCGTCATGA
- a CDS encoding PDZ domain-containing protein produces the protein MRRFALVATAVAAAFAALVPASGAQTLTNCSTLGQNRYVHDVMRTFYYWDTQLPTINVTSYSSPEQVLEALRYMPLDSHFSYIGARQAEEAFYSDSQFIGFGFSHEYDGLGLRMLQVFPDSPASDVGLRRGDRITWIAQQRVTTLLMAGGLAAALGPSTEGVTVEIRYERPDGTSVDATMVKRPVTIPTVSVLEVNEVDGKKVGYLFFRNFVTPSHAALDEAFGALREAGATELVLDLRYNGGGLVAVAQHLASLIGGRRTEGQVFAEYFHNTRNAFRNEITRFDVREHALPLDRIVVITTGASASASELVINALRPFIPVVTVGQATYGKPVGQYGFTMCDQVVYPVAFSLRNALGQGDFFGGIAADCPALDDPAHQLGDPEEASLAEALTVVRTGACSPVPEETAAGTLERTRRARVADELPRPRGFDLLVGAH, from the coding sequence ATGCGTCGTTTCGCTCTTGTCGCCACGGCCGTCGCCGCCGCGTTCGCGGCGCTGGTACCCGCCTCTGGTGCGCAGACGCTCACCAACTGCTCCACGCTCGGGCAGAACCGCTACGTCCATGACGTGATGCGGACGTTCTACTACTGGGACACCCAGCTGCCGACGATCAACGTCACCAGCTACAGCTCGCCGGAGCAGGTGCTCGAAGCGCTGCGCTACATGCCGCTCGATTCACACTTCAGCTACATCGGCGCGCGGCAGGCCGAAGAGGCCTTCTATTCGGACAGCCAGTTCATCGGCTTCGGATTCAGCCACGAGTACGACGGTCTCGGCTTGCGCATGCTGCAGGTGTTCCCCGACAGCCCGGCATCTGACGTCGGACTGCGTCGCGGGGATCGCATCACGTGGATCGCGCAGCAGCGCGTCACCACGCTCCTCATGGCCGGCGGACTCGCGGCGGCGCTGGGACCCTCGACCGAGGGCGTCACCGTGGAGATCCGCTACGAGCGGCCCGACGGCACCTCCGTCGACGCGACGATGGTCAAGCGGCCGGTGACGATTCCGACGGTATCGGTGCTCGAGGTCAACGAGGTGGACGGGAAGAAGGTCGGCTACCTGTTCTTCCGCAACTTCGTCACGCCATCGCACGCGGCGCTCGACGAGGCGTTCGGCGCGCTGCGCGAGGCAGGCGCCACGGAACTGGTGCTCGACCTGCGATACAACGGCGGAGGACTGGTGGCCGTCGCGCAGCACCTGGCGAGCCTCATCGGCGGCCGCCGCACCGAAGGACAGGTGTTCGCCGAGTACTTCCACAACACGCGCAACGCGTTCCGCAACGAGATCACCAGGTTCGACGTGCGTGAGCACGCGCTGCCACTCGACAGGATCGTGGTGATCACGACTGGCGCTTCGGCGTCGGCGAGCGAGCTCGTGATCAACGCGCTGCGCCCGTTCATCCCCGTCGTCACCGTCGGCCAGGCCACGTACGGCAAGCCCGTCGGACAGTACGGCTTCACGATGTGTGACCAGGTCGTGTACCCGGTGGCCTTCTCGCTGAGGAACGCACTCGGACAGGGCGACTTCTTCGGTGGCATCGCCGCCGACTGCCCGGCGCTCGACGACCCCGCGCACCAGCTCGGCGATCCCGAAGAGGCGTCGCTCGCCGAGGCGCTCACCGTGGTTCGCACGGGTGCGTGCTCGCCCGTGCCCGAGGAGACTGCCGCCGGCACGCTCGAACGCACGCGTCGCGCGAGAGTGGCCGACGAACTGCCACGGCCGCGCGGCTTCGATCTCCTCGTCGGCGCGCACTGA